The proteins below are encoded in one region of Streptomyces marianii:
- the secF gene encoding protein translocase subunit SecF — translation MSRLGTLGARLYRGEVGYDFVGKRKIWYGISILITITAIVGLAVRGLNMGIEFKGGAVFTTPKTSVSVAQAQEFAQEASGHPAIVQKLGNGTLRIQVSELDTAEANQVGKELSEDLKIPAGQINFELVGPSWGEQIASKAWTGLGVFMILVVIYLAIAFEWRMALAALVALIHDITITVGIYALVGFEVTPGTVIGLLTILGYSLYDTVVVFDSLKEGTKDITKQTRWTYGEIANRSINSTLVRSINTTVVALLPVAGLLFIGGGFLGAGMLNDISLSLFVGLAAGAYSSIFIATPLVADLKEREPAMKALKKRVLAKRAAAAAKGGSGEDGDAEPHGESQDALPGEAATAGAVVGQRGRGRGRPSGRRR, via the coding sequence ATGTCGCGTCTCGGCACCCTTGGCGCCAGGCTCTACCGCGGTGAGGTCGGCTACGACTTCGTCGGCAAGCGGAAGATCTGGTACGGAATCTCGATCCTGATCACCATCACGGCCATCGTCGGCCTGGCGGTGCGGGGTCTGAACATGGGCATCGAGTTCAAGGGCGGTGCCGTCTTCACCACTCCGAAGACGAGCGTGTCCGTCGCCCAGGCCCAGGAGTTCGCGCAGGAGGCCTCCGGTCACCCGGCGATCGTCCAGAAGCTCGGCAACGGCACCCTGCGCATCCAGGTCAGCGAGCTGGACACCGCAGAGGCCAACCAGGTCGGCAAGGAGCTCTCCGAGGACCTGAAGATCCCGGCGGGCCAGATCAACTTCGAGCTGGTCGGTCCGAGCTGGGGCGAGCAGATCGCCAGCAAGGCGTGGACCGGCCTCGGCGTGTTCATGATTCTCGTGGTGATCTACCTGGCCATCGCCTTCGAGTGGCGCATGGCACTCGCCGCGCTCGTGGCGCTGATCCACGACATCACGATCACGGTGGGCATCTACGCCCTCGTCGGGTTCGAGGTCACGCCGGGCACGGTGATCGGTCTGCTGACGATCCTCGGTTACTCGCTGTACGACACGGTGGTGGTCTTCGACAGCCTCAAGGAAGGCACGAAGGACATCACCAAGCAGACCCGCTGGACGTACGGCGAGATCGCCAACCGGTCGATCAACAGCACCCTGGTCCGTTCCATCAACACCACGGTCGTGGCGCTGCTGCCGGTCGCCGGCCTGCTGTTCATCGGCGGCGGCTTCCTCGGCGCGGGCATGCTGAACGACATCTCGCTGTCGCTCTTCGTCGGTCTCGCCGCCGGTGCCTACTCGTCGATCTTCATCGCCACTCCGCTGGTCGCCGACCTCAAGGAGCGCGAGCCCGCGATGAAGGCCCTGAAGAAGCGGGTCCTCGCCAAGCGCGCGGCGGCCGCCGCCAAGGGCGGGTCCGGCGAGGACGGCGATGCGGAGCCCCACGGCGAGTCCCAGGACGCCCTGCCCGGCGAGGCGGCGACGGCCGGAGCGGTCGTCGGCCAGCGCGGCCGCGGCCGGGGCCGTCCCTCGGGAAGGCGCCGATGA
- a CDS encoding adenine phosphoribosyltransferase, whose translation MTEGMRELLLSRIRDVSDYPQPGVMFKDITPLLADPAAFTALTDALAGVCARHGATKVVGLEARGFILAAPVAVRAGLGFIPVRKAGKLPGATLSQAYELEYGTAEIEIHAEDLGGGDRVMVIDDVLATGGTAEASLELIRRAGAEVAGVAILMELGFLGGRARLEPALQGAPLEALLTV comes from the coding sequence ATGACCGAGGGCATGCGGGAGCTGCTGCTCAGCCGCATCCGGGACGTCTCCGACTACCCGCAGCCGGGCGTGATGTTCAAGGACATCACCCCGTTGCTCGCGGACCCGGCGGCCTTCACGGCGCTCACCGACGCCCTCGCCGGAGTGTGCGCCCGGCACGGCGCGACGAAGGTCGTCGGCCTGGAGGCCCGGGGATTCATCCTCGCCGCCCCGGTCGCGGTCCGAGCCGGCCTCGGCTTCATCCCCGTGCGCAAGGCGGGCAAGCTCCCCGGCGCGACGCTGTCGCAGGCGTACGAGCTGGAGTACGGCACGGCCGAGATCGAGATCCACGCCGAAGACCTCGGCGGCGGCGACCGGGTCATGGTGATCGACGACGTCCTCGCCACCGGCGGCACCGCCGAGGCCTCGCTGGAGCTGATCCGCCGGGCCGGCGCCGAGGTCGCGGGCGTCGCGATCCTGATGGAGCTGGGCTTCCTCGGCGGGCGGGCCCGTCTGGAGCCTGCGCTGCAGGGCGCTCCGCTGGAGGCGCTGCTGACGGTCTGA
- a CDS encoding RelA/SpoT family protein: MPDEARPATAQPDQQADKAVAAPDTPEKKHAERTAAAQGSAGGPASVPVSAPKPASPAPVPARSGGSSNRVRARLARLGVQRSSPYNPVLEPLLRIVRSNDPKIETATLRQIERAYQVAERWHRGQKRKSGDPYITHPLAVTTILAELGMDPATLMAGLLHDTVEDTEYGLDTLRRDFGDQVALLVDGVTKLDKVKFGEAAQAETVRKMVVAMAKDPRVLVIKLADRLHNMRTMRYLKREKQEKKARETLEIYAPLAHRLGMNTIKWELEDLAFAILYPKMYDEIVRLVAERAPKRDEYLAIVTDEVQSDLRAARIKATVTGRPKHYYSVYQKMIVRGRDFAEIYDLVGIRVLVDTVRDCYAALGTVHARWNPVPGRFKDYIAMPKFNMYQSLHTTVIGPSGKPVELQIRTFDMHRRAEYGIAAHWKYKQEAVAGASKIRTDVPKGSGKDKDAVNDMAWLRQLLDWQKETEDPGEFLESLRFDLSRNEVFVFTPKGDVIALPAGATPVDFAYAVHTEVGHRTIGARVNGRLVPLESTLDNGDLVEVFTSKATGAGPSRDWLGFVKSPRARNKIRAWFSKERRDEAIEQGKDAIVRAMRKQNLPIQRILTGDSLVTLAHEMRYPDISSLYAAIGEGHVAAQGVVQKLVQALGGEEAASEDIAESTPPSRSRGRKRRANADPGVVVKGVDDVWVKLARCCTPVPGDPIIGFVTRGSGVSVHRADCVNVDSLSQQPERMLDVEWAPTQSSVFLVAIQVEALDRSRLLSDVTRVLSDQHVNILSAAVQTSRDRVATSRFTFEMGDPKHLGHVLKAVRGVEGVYDVYRVTSARRP; this comes from the coding sequence TTGCCAGACGAGGCCCGTCCCGCCACCGCGCAGCCCGACCAGCAGGCCGACAAGGCTGTCGCGGCCCCTGACACGCCCGAGAAGAAGCACGCGGAACGGACCGCGGCCGCTCAGGGGAGTGCGGGCGGCCCGGCCTCCGTTCCCGTGTCCGCCCCGAAGCCCGCGTCGCCCGCCCCGGTTCCCGCGCGCTCCGGCGGCTCCTCCAACCGGGTCCGCGCCCGGCTGGCCCGCCTGGGCGTCCAGCGCTCCAGCCCGTACAACCCGGTGCTCGAGCCGCTGCTGCGGATCGTGCGCAGCAACGACCCGAAGATCGAGACGGCCACACTGCGCCAGATCGAGCGTGCCTACCAGGTCGCCGAGCGCTGGCACCGGGGCCAGAAGCGCAAGAGCGGCGACCCGTACATCACGCATCCGCTCGCCGTCACCACCATCCTCGCCGAGCTCGGCATGGATCCCGCCACCCTGATGGCAGGGCTGCTGCACGACACCGTCGAGGACACCGAGTACGGGCTGGACACCCTGCGCCGGGACTTCGGCGACCAGGTGGCCCTGCTCGTCGACGGCGTCACCAAGCTGGACAAGGTCAAGTTCGGCGAGGCCGCCCAGGCGGAGACCGTCCGCAAGATGGTCGTCGCCATGGCCAAGGACCCGAGAGTCCTGGTCATCAAGCTCGCGGACCGCCTGCACAACATGCGCACGATGCGCTACCTCAAGCGGGAGAAGCAGGAGAAGAAGGCCCGCGAGACCCTGGAGATCTACGCCCCGCTGGCCCACCGGCTGGGCATGAACACCATCAAGTGGGAGCTCGAGGACCTCGCCTTCGCGATCCTCTACCCGAAGATGTACGACGAGATCGTCCGTCTCGTCGCCGAGCGCGCTCCCAAGCGCGACGAGTACCTGGCGATAGTGACGGACGAGGTGCAGTCCGATCTGCGCGCCGCCCGGATCAAGGCCACCGTCACCGGCCGGCCGAAGCACTACTACAGCGTCTACCAGAAGATGATCGTCCGCGGTCGGGACTTCGCGGAGATCTACGACCTGGTCGGCATCCGCGTCCTCGTCGACACCGTCCGCGACTGCTATGCCGCGCTCGGCACGGTCCACGCCCGCTGGAACCCCGTTCCGGGGCGGTTCAAGGACTACATCGCGATGCCGAAGTTCAACATGTACCAGTCGCTGCACACGACGGTCATCGGGCCCAGCGGCAAGCCTGTCGAACTCCAGATCCGTACGTTCGACATGCACCGCAGGGCCGAGTACGGCATCGCCGCGCACTGGAAGTACAAGCAGGAGGCCGTCGCCGGCGCGTCCAAGATCCGTACCGATGTCCCCAAGGGCTCGGGCAAGGACAAGGACGCCGTCAACGACATGGCGTGGCTCCGCCAGCTGCTGGACTGGCAGAAGGAGACCGAGGACCCGGGCGAGTTCCTGGAGTCCCTGCGCTTCGACCTCTCCCGCAACGAGGTCTTCGTGTTCACGCCGAAGGGAGACGTCATAGCGCTCCCCGCGGGCGCCACACCCGTCGACTTCGCGTACGCCGTCCACACCGAGGTCGGCCACCGCACGATAGGCGCACGCGTCAACGGCCGGCTCGTCCCCCTCGAGTCGACGCTGGACAACGGCGACCTGGTCGAGGTCTTCACGTCCAAGGCGACCGGCGCGGGCCCCTCGCGCGACTGGCTGGGCTTCGTCAAGTCGCCCCGGGCCAGGAACAAGATCCGTGCCTGGTTCTCCAAGGAACGCCGTGACGAGGCGATCGAGCAGGGCAAGGACGCCATCGTGCGGGCGATGCGCAAGCAGAACCTGCCGATCCAGCGCATCCTCACCGGAGACTCGCTGGTCACGCTCGCGCACGAGATGCGCTACCCCGACATCTCGTCGCTGTACGCGGCGATCGGCGAGGGCCATGTCGCCGCGCAGGGCGTGGTCCAGAAGCTCGTGCAGGCGCTCGGCGGCGAGGAGGCGGCGAGCGAGGACATCGCCGAGTCGACGCCGCCGTCCCGCAGCCGCGGTCGCAAGCGCCGTGCCAACGCCGATCCGGGTGTGGTCGTCAAGGGCGTCGACGACGTCTGGGTGAAGCTCGCCCGCTGCTGTACGCCCGTGCCCGGAGATCCGATCATCGGGTTCGTCACCCGCGGCAGCGGCGTCTCCGTACACCGGGCGGACTGTGTCAACGTGGACTCGCTGTCGCAGCAGCCCGAACGCATGCTCGACGTCGAGTGGGCGCCGACACAGTCCTCGGTCTTCCTCGTCGCCATCCAGGTTGAGGCGCTGGATCGTTCCCGGCTGTTGTCGGACGTCACCCGCGTGCTGTCCGACCAGCACGTCAACATCCTTTCCGCGGCCGTCCAGACCTCCCGTGACCGTGTCGCCACCTCGCGCTTCACCTTCGAGATGGGCGACCCGAAGCACCTGGGCCACGTCCTGAAGGCGGTTCGCGGGGTCGAGGGCGTCTACGACGTCTACCGGGTGACATCGGCGCGGCGCCCGTAG
- a CDS encoding DUF349 domain-containing protein produces MSSDPWGRVDETGTVYVRTSDGEKVVGSWQAGSPEEALAYFERKYEGLVVEIGLLEKRVKTTDLSAKDAMTAIDHIRGQIDEHHAVGDLEALSKRLDALVTSVESRREERKAQKAKQTDEARQAKEALVAEAEELAQSEQWRAAGERLRALVDTWKGLPRLDRKSDDELWHRFSHARSAFSKRRKAHFAALDAQREVARQTKERLVAEAEALSGSTDWGPTAARYRELMAEWKAAGRAQREHEEDLWNRFRGAQDIFFAARSGVFAERDAEQSENLKLKEELAVEAEKLVPVTDLKAARAAFRSINERWEAIGHVPRDARPKVEGRMHAVERAIQEAEEAEWRRTNPEARARAEGLTGQLQAAVDKLRTQIDAARAAGNNAKADKLSRELEGRQALLDQALKGLEEFGG; encoded by the coding sequence GTGAGCAGCGACCCGTGGGGCCGCGTCGACGAGACGGGCACCGTGTACGTGCGGACTTCCGACGGTGAGAAGGTCGTCGGATCGTGGCAGGCCGGCTCTCCCGAGGAGGCACTGGCCTACTTCGAGCGCAAGTACGAGGGCTTGGTTGTCGAGATCGGCCTCCTCGAGAAGCGGGTGAAGACCACCGATCTGTCGGCGAAAGACGCGATGACCGCGATCGACCACATTCGCGGGCAGATCGACGAGCACCACGCGGTCGGCGACCTCGAGGCGCTGAGCAAGCGGCTGGACGCGCTCGTGACGTCGGTCGAGTCCCGTCGCGAGGAGCGCAAGGCCCAGAAGGCGAAGCAGACCGACGAGGCCCGGCAGGCCAAGGAGGCGCTGGTCGCCGAGGCCGAGGAGCTGGCGCAGAGCGAGCAGTGGCGGGCGGCCGGCGAGCGGCTGCGGGCTCTCGTGGACACCTGGAAGGGCCTGCCGAGGCTCGACCGGAAGTCCGACGACGAGCTGTGGCACCGCTTCTCCCACGCGCGGTCGGCGTTCTCCAAGCGCCGCAAGGCCCACTTCGCCGCGCTGGACGCGCAGCGCGAGGTGGCCCGGCAGACGAAGGAGCGGCTGGTCGCCGAGGCCGAGGCGCTGTCCGGATCGACCGACTGGGGTCCCACGGCCGCGCGCTACCGCGAGCTGATGGCGGAGTGGAAGGCCGCGGGCCGCGCGCAGCGCGAGCACGAGGAAGACCTGTGGAACCGCTTCCGCGGCGCCCAGGACATCTTCTTCGCCGCCCGCAGCGGGGTGTTCGCGGAGCGGGACGCCGAGCAGTCCGAGAACCTGAAGCTCAAGGAGGAGCTGGCGGTCGAGGCGGAGAAGCTGGTGCCGGTGACGGATCTGAAGGCCGCGCGAGCCGCCTTCCGCTCCATCAACGAGCGCTGGGAGGCCATCGGTCACGTCCCGCGTGACGCCCGCCCGAAGGTCGAGGGCCGGATGCACGCGGTGGAGCGGGCGATCCAGGAGGCCGAGGAGGCCGAGTGGCGCCGCACCAACCCCGAGGCGCGGGCGCGTGCGGAGGGCCTGACGGGTCAGCTGCAGGCCGCGGTGGACAAGCTGCGCACGCAGATCGACGCGGCCCGTGCGGCCGGCAACAACGCGAAGGCGGACAAGCTCTCGCGTGAGCTCGAGGGACGTCAGGCGCTGCTCGACCAGGCGCTGAAGGGCCTGGAGGAGTTCGGCGGCTGA
- a CDS encoding peptidylprolyl isomerase, translating into MVSSDQRRRQLAREKFERQQRRREEARRKAKRRNAVIAAGLAVVVAAGGAAYLSVGLADGDPGDDSSRQTAPAPTPTESESAAPEPKMAVDAKGTYRMSLDTSQGAVAFTMDAAKTPRTVNSFKHLADKGFFDGTTCHRLTTEGIFVLQCGDPKGDGTGGPGYTIPDENLTALGKPAADGKVTYPAGTVAMANTGQPNSGGSQFFLVYKDSELPPSYTPFGKIDEAGLSVVKAVGAAGAVGGATDGAPAKAVTVKKAAVSKG; encoded by the coding sequence GTGGTCAGCAGCGATCAGCGGCGGCGCCAGCTCGCCAGGGAGAAGTTCGAGCGGCAGCAGCGGCGCCGTGAGGAGGCCCGCAGGAAGGCCAAGCGCCGCAACGCGGTCATCGCGGCCGGTCTCGCCGTCGTGGTGGCGGCGGGCGGCGCCGCGTACCTCTCGGTGGGTCTGGCGGACGGCGACCCGGGGGACGACTCGTCCCGGCAGACCGCACCGGCGCCGACGCCCACCGAGAGCGAGAGCGCGGCGCCCGAGCCGAAGATGGCCGTCGACGCCAAGGGCACGTACCGGATGTCGCTGGACACCAGCCAGGGCGCCGTGGCGTTCACGATGGACGCCGCGAAGACGCCCCGCACGGTGAACTCGTTCAAGCACCTCGCGGACAAGGGATTCTTCGACGGCACCACGTGCCACCGGCTGACCACGGAGGGCATCTTCGTGCTGCAGTGCGGAGACCCGAAGGGCGACGGCACCGGCGGCCCGGGCTACACCATCCCGGACGAGAACCTGACGGCGCTGGGCAAGCCGGCGGCGGACGGCAAGGTCACGTACCCCGCGGGCACGGTGGCCATGGCGAACACCGGCCAGCCGAACAGCGGCGGAAGCCAGTTCTTCCTGGTCTACAAGGACAGCGAACTGCCGCCGTCGTACACACCGTTCGGCAAGATCGACGAGGCAGGCCTGTCCGTGGTCAAGGCCGTCGGCGCGGCGGGCGCCGTCGGCGGGGCCACGGACGGTGCCCCCGCGAAGGCCGTCACGGTGAAGAAGGCGGCGGTCAGCAAGGGGTGA
- a CDS encoding MBL fold metallo-hydrolase: MLIAGFPAGAWGTNCYLVAPAAGEECVIIDPGHQAAEGVEETLRKHRLKPVAVVLTHGHIDHVASVVPVCGAHDVPAWIHPADRYMMSDPERALGRSIGMPLMGELTVGEPDDVHELTDGAALKLAGLEMTVRHAPGHTKGSVTFGLPEAADVPPVFFSGDLLFAGSIGRTDLPGGDMAEMLDSLARVCLPLDDSTVVLSGHGPQTTIGRERAANPYLREVAAGQGDGGTAAPRRGM, encoded by the coding sequence GTGCTTATTGCCGGGTTCCCCGCAGGGGCCTGGGGGACCAACTGCTACCTGGTCGCCCCGGCCGCAGGCGAGGAGTGCGTGATCATCGACCCGGGCCACCAGGCCGCCGAGGGAGTCGAGGAGACGCTCAGGAAGCATCGGCTCAAGCCCGTCGCCGTGGTGCTCACCCACGGCCACATCGACCACGTCGCCTCGGTCGTCCCGGTGTGCGGAGCCCATGACGTACCGGCGTGGATCCACCCCGCCGACCGGTACATGATGAGCGACCCGGAGAGGGCCCTCGGCCGCTCCATCGGGATGCCGCTCATGGGCGAGCTGACCGTGGGGGAGCCCGACGACGTCCACGAGCTGACCGACGGCGCCGCGCTGAAGCTGGCGGGTCTGGAGATGACCGTGCGGCATGCGCCCGGCCATACCAAGGGGTCGGTGACGTTCGGACTGCCCGAGGCCGCGGACGTCCCGCCGGTCTTCTTCTCGGGCGATCTGCTCTTCGCCGGCTCCATCGGACGCACCGACCTTCCCGGCGGTGACATGGCCGAGATGCTCGACTCGCTGGCCCGCGTGTGCCTGCCGCTCGACGACTCGACCGTGGTGCTGTCCGGCCACGGCCCCCAGACGACCATCGGCCGCGAGCGCGCCGCCAACCCGTATCTGCGGGAGGTGGCCGCCGGCCAGGGAGACGGCGGCACCGCCGCTCCCCGACGAGGAATGTGA
- the hisS gene encoding histidine--tRNA ligase, with protein MTTFQAPKGTYDLIPPDSAKYLAVREAIAAPLRNSGYGYIETPGFENVELFARGVGESTDIVTKEMYAFETKGGDKLALRPEGTASVLRAALEANLHKSGNLPVKLWYSGSYYRYERPQKGRYRHFSQVGAEAIGAEDPALDAELIILADQAYRSLGLSDFRILLNSLGDKECRPVYRDALQGFLRGLDLDEDTRRRVDINPLRVLDDKRDSVQKQLAGAPLLRDYLCDACKAYHEEVRELLTAAGVAYEDDEKLVRGLDYYTRTTFEFVHDGLGSQSAVGGGGRYDGLSEMIGGPALPSVGWALGVDRTVLALEAEGIELELPASTSVFAVPLGEEARRALFGVVTGLRRAGVAADFSYGGKGLKGAMKNANRSGARYAIVAGERDLADGVVQLKDMESGEQAPVALDSVVEEIRARLV; from the coding sequence GTGACGACCTTCCAGGCCCCCAAGGGCACGTACGACCTGATCCCACCGGACTCCGCGAAGTACCTGGCGGTCCGCGAGGCGATCGCCGCGCCGCTGCGGAACTCCGGTTACGGCTACATCGAGACGCCCGGCTTCGAGAACGTGGAGCTGTTCGCGCGCGGCGTCGGCGAGTCCACCGACATCGTGACCAAGGAGATGTACGCCTTCGAGACCAAGGGCGGCGACAAGCTGGCCCTGCGGCCCGAGGGCACCGCGTCCGTGCTGCGCGCGGCGCTGGAGGCCAACCTCCACAAGTCCGGCAACCTGCCGGTGAAGCTCTGGTACTCGGGCTCGTACTACCGCTACGAGCGCCCCCAGAAGGGCCGCTACAGGCACTTCTCCCAGGTCGGCGCCGAGGCCATCGGCGCCGAGGACCCGGCGCTCGACGCCGAGCTGATCATCCTCGCCGACCAGGCGTACCGCTCGCTGGGCCTCAGCGACTTCCGGATCCTGCTGAACTCGCTCGGCGACAAGGAGTGCCGTCCTGTCTACCGGGACGCTCTCCAGGGCTTCCTGCGCGGGCTCGACCTGGACGAGGACACCCGCCGCCGCGTCGACATCAACCCGCTGCGGGTGCTGGACGACAAGCGCGACTCGGTCCAGAAGCAACTCGCGGGAGCGCCGCTGCTGCGCGACTACCTGTGTGACGCGTGCAAGGCGTACCACGAGGAGGTCCGCGAGCTGCTGACGGCGGCCGGCGTGGCCTACGAGGACGACGAGAAGCTGGTGCGCGGGCTGGACTACTACACGCGCACCACGTTCGAGTTCGTCCACGACGGCCTCGGCTCGCAGTCCGCGGTGGGCGGCGGAGGCCGCTACGACGGGCTGTCCGAGATGATCGGCGGCCCGGCGCTGCCGTCGGTCGGCTGGGCGCTCGGCGTGGACCGGACGGTCCTGGCGCTGGAGGCCGAGGGCATCGAGCTCGAACTGCCCGCGTCCACCAGCGTGTTCGCGGTCCCGCTCGGCGAGGAGGCGCGCCGCGCGCTCTTCGGCGTCGTCACCGGGCTGCGCAGGGCAGGGGTCGCCGCCGACTTCTCGTACGGCGGCAAGGGCCTCAAGGGTGCCATGAAGAACGCCAACCGCAGTGGCGCCCGGTACGCGATCGTCGCCGGTGAGCGGGATCTCGCGGACGGCGTGGTGCAGCTCAAGGACATGGAGTCCGGCGAGCAGGCGCCGGTCGCCCTCGACTCGGTGGTGGAGGAGATCCGGGCGAGGCTCGTCTGA
- a CDS encoding vitamin K epoxide reductase family protein yields MTTAAVDGVSSGREAERVRGAVGGSRAFAWLLVITGAAGLLAAWIITIDKFKILEAKIAGTTFTPGCSLNPIVSCGSVMESEQASAFGFPNPMLGLVTYAIVIGVGMSLLAGARFRRWYWLTFNAGTLFGVAFCTWLQYQSLYNINALCLWCCLAWVATIFMFWYVTSHNIRNGLLPAPDWAKGFLAEFAWVLPVLHTGVIGMLILTRWWDFWLG; encoded by the coding sequence ATGACGACTGCAGCGGTTGACGGCGTGTCCTCCGGCCGGGAAGCGGAGCGGGTGCGCGGCGCCGTCGGCGGCAGCCGTGCGTTCGCATGGCTGCTGGTGATCACCGGAGCGGCCGGACTGCTCGCCGCGTGGATCATCACGATCGACAAGTTCAAGATCCTCGAGGCCAAGATCGCCGGGACGACGTTCACCCCCGGCTGCAGCCTGAACCCGATCGTCTCCTGCGGCAGCGTGATGGAGAGCGAGCAGGCCTCGGCGTTCGGGTTCCCCAACCCGATGCTCGGTCTCGTCACCTACGCGATCGTGATCGGCGTCGGCATGAGCCTCCTCGCCGGCGCCCGTTTCCGCCGCTGGTACTGGCTGACGTTCAACGCGGGCACGCTCTTCGGCGTCGCGTTCTGCACCTGGCTCCAGTACCAGTCGCTGTACAACATCAACGCCCTGTGTCTCTGGTGCTGCCTGGCCTGGGTCGCCACGATCTTCATGTTCTGGTACGTGACCTCGCACAACATCCGCAACGGGCTGCTGCCCGCCCCGGACTGGGCGAAGGGCTTCCTGGCCGAGTTCGCCTGGGTCCTGCCGGTGCTGCACACCGGTGTCATCGGCATGCTGATCCTGACGCGCTGGTGGGACTTCTGGCTCGGCTGA
- a CDS encoding replication-associated recombination protein A, translating into MEPDLFTAAAEERQEKDPSASPLAVRMRPRTLDEVVGQQHLLKPGSPLRRLVGEGSGGPAGASSVILWGPPGTGKTTLAYVVSKATNKRFVELSAITAGVKEVRAVIDGARRAAGGFGKETVLFLDEIHRFSKAQQDSLLPAVENRWVTLIAATTENPYFSVISPLLSRSLLLTLEPLTDDDVRGLLRRALTEERGLDGAVTLPDDSAEHLLRIAGGDARRALTALEAAAGAALAKGEAEIFLQTVEETVDRAAVKYDRDGDQHYDVASALIKSIRGSDVDAALHYLARMIEAGEDPRFIARRLMISASEDIGLADPTALPTAVAAAQAVAMIGFPEAALTLSHATIALALAPKSNAATTAIGAALADVRNGLAGPVPPHLRDGHYKGAAKLGHARGYVYPHDVPGAIAPQQYAPDAVHGRRYYEPTRYGAEARYADVVEKVRERLRGETPPGA; encoded by the coding sequence GTGGAGCCCGATCTTTTCACCGCCGCCGCCGAGGAACGCCAGGAGAAGGACCCGTCTGCGAGCCCGCTGGCCGTCCGCATGCGTCCCCGCACCCTCGACGAGGTCGTGGGCCAGCAACATCTGCTCAAGCCGGGGTCCCCGCTGCGCCGACTCGTCGGCGAGGGGTCCGGCGGGCCGGCGGGAGCCTCCTCGGTGATCCTCTGGGGCCCGCCCGGCACGGGCAAGACGACCCTGGCGTACGTCGTCTCCAAGGCGACCAACAAGCGCTTCGTCGAACTCTCCGCGATCACCGCCGGTGTCAAGGAGGTCCGGGCCGTCATCGACGGCGCCCGCCGCGCCGCGGGCGGATTCGGCAAGGAGACCGTCCTCTTCCTCGACGAGATCCACCGCTTCAGCAAGGCCCAGCAGGACTCCCTGCTCCCCGCCGTCGAGAACCGCTGGGTGACGCTGATCGCCGCCACGACCGAGAACCCGTACTTCTCGGTGATCTCCCCGCTGCTGTCCCGCTCCCTGCTGCTCACGCTGGAGCCGCTCACCGACGACGACGTGCGCGGTCTGCTGCGCCGGGCCCTGACCGAGGAGCGCGGTCTCGACGGGGCCGTGACCCTGCCCGACGACTCCGCGGAGCATCTGCTGCGGATCGCCGGGGGAGACGCGAGACGTGCCCTGACCGCGCTCGAGGCCGCGGCGGGTGCCGCGCTCGCCAAGGGCGAGGCGGAGATCTTCCTCCAGACCGTGGAGGAGACGGTCGACCGGGCGGCGGTGAAGTACGACCGGGACGGCGACCAGCACTACGACGTGGCGAGCGCGCTCATCAAGTCCATCCGGGGCTCGGACGTGGACGCGGCGCTGCACTACCTGGCGCGGATGATCGAGGCCGGGGAGGATCCGCGCTTCATCGCCCGGCGGCTGATGATCTCGGCCAGTGAGGACATCGGGCTCGCCGATCCGACGGCGCTGCCGACCGCTGTCGCGGCCGCGCAGGCCGTGGCCATGATCGGTTTCCCGGAGGCGGCGCTCACCCTGAGCCACGCCACCATCGCGCTGGCCCTGGCGCCGAAGTCCAACGCCGCGACGACCGCGATAGGCGCCGCCCTGGCGGACGTGCGCAACGGGCTGGCGGGACCCGTCCCGCCCCATCTGCGGGACGGTCACTACAAGGGCGCGGCGAAGCTCGGCCACGCCCGGGGCTATGTGTATCCGCACGACGTCCCGGGCGCGATCGCCCCGCAGCAGTACGCGCCGGACGCCGTCCACGGCAGGCGCTACTACGAGCCGACGCGGTACGGAGCGGAGGCGCGCTACGCGGACGTGGTCGAGAAGGTCCGCGAGCGGCTGCGCGGCGAGACCCCGCCGGGCGCCTGA
- a CDS encoding DUF2470 domain-containing protein has product MPSDSPTARAAAYAQDDDLTCVMEITDVAPVAVRQRIRGRARLAGWLTAVRNEERARYERLLAGRHPEHSPAYAEVDRPAWMLVRLETGEISVDDLWGAGRVEPADLGAAEPDPFARHEAELLQHLHSAHGDRVRALAGLPGERAGEADAAVRDVVPLALDRFGLRLRCTAADGRAFDARFDFPEPVKDTGELRHAMHTLFAAAAG; this is encoded by the coding sequence GTGCCATCGGATTCTCCCACGGCCCGGGCGGCCGCCTACGCCCAGGACGACGACCTGACCTGCGTGATGGAGATCACCGATGTCGCCCCCGTCGCGGTGCGGCAGCGGATCCGGGGCCGGGCCCGGCTGGCAGGCTGGCTCACCGCCGTGCGCAACGAGGAGCGTGCGCGGTACGAGCGGCTGCTCGCCGGGCGGCACCCCGAGCACTCCCCGGCATACGCCGAGGTGGACCGTCCCGCCTGGATGCTCGTCCGGCTGGAGACCGGTGAGATCTCGGTGGACGACCTGTGGGGTGCGGGCCGGGTCGAGCCCGCGGACCTCGGCGCGGCCGAGCCCGACCCCTTCGCACGGCACGAGGCGGAGCTGCTGCAGCATCTGCACTCGGCGCACGGCGACCGGGTACGCGCGCTGGCGGGCCTTCCCGGCGAACGCGCGGGCGAAGCGGACGCCGCGGTGCGCGACGTGGTGCCGCTGGCGCTCGACCGCTTCGGGCTGCGGCTGCGCTGCACCGCCGCGGACGGCCGCGCGTTCGACGCGCGCTTCGACTTCCCCGAGCCCGTGAAGGACACCGGGGAACTGCGGCACGCGATGCACACCCTCTTCGCCGCGGCCGCAGGGTGA